Proteins encoded by one window of Microcebus murinus isolate Inina chromosome 2, M.murinus_Inina_mat1.0, whole genome shotgun sequence:
- the SHC1 gene encoding SHC-transforming protein 1 isoform X4: protein MDLLPPKPKYNPLRNESLSSLEEGASGSTPPEELPSPSASSLGPILPPLAGDDSPTTLCSFFPRMSNLKLANPAGGRLGPKGEPGRAADDGEGIVGAALPDSGSLPLLQDMNKLSGGGGRRTRVEGGQLGGEEWTRHGSFVNKPTRGWLHPNDKVMGPGVSYLVRYMGCVEVLQSMRALDFNTRTQVTREAISLVCEAVPGAKGATRRRKPCSRPLSSILGRSNLKFAGMPITLTVSTSSLNLMAADCKQIIANHHMQSISFASGGDPDTAEYVAYVAKDPVNQRACHILECPEGLAQDVISTIGQAFELRFKQYLRNPPKLVTPHDRMAGFDGSAWDEEEEEPPDHQYYNDFPGKEPPLGGVVDMRLREGVTPGAARPTPPSAQTPSHLGATLPVGQPVGGDPEVRKQLPPPPPCPGRELFDDPSYVNVQNLDKSRQAGAGPPNPAINGSAPRDLFDMKPFEDALRVPPPSQSLSMAEQLRGEPWFHGKLSRREAEALLQLNGDFLVRESTTTPGQYVLTGLQSGQPKHLLLVDPEGVVRTKDHRFESVSHLISYHMDNHLPIISAGSELCLQQPVERKL, encoded by the exons ATGGATCTCCTGCCCCCCAAGCCCAAGTACAACCCACTTCGGAATGAGTCTCTGTCATCGCTGGAGGAGGGGGCTTCAGGGTCTACCCCCCCGGAGGAGCTGCCTTCCCCATCAGCCTCGTCCCTGGGGCCCATTCTGCCTCCTCTTGCTGGGGATGATAGTCCCACTACCCTGTGCTCCTTCTTTCCCCGGATGAGCAACCTGAAGCTGGCCAACCCGGCTGGGGGGCGCCTGGGGCCTAAGGGGGAGCCAGGAAGGGCAGCCGATGATGGGGAGGGGATCGTAGGGGCAGCCTTGCCGGACTctggctccctgcccctcctccaggacATGAACAAGCTGAGTGGAGGCGGCGGGCGCAGGACTCGGGTGGAAGGGGGCCAGCTGGGGGGCGAGGAGTGGACCCGCCACGGGAGCTTTGTCAATAAGCCCACGCGGGGCTGGCTGCATCCCAACGACAAAGTCATGGGACCCGGGGTTTCCTACTTGGTTCGG TATATGGGCTGTGTGGAGGTCCTGCAGTCAATGCGTGCTCTTGACTTCAACACCCGGACTCAGGTCACCAG GGAGGCCATCAGTCTGGTGTGTGAGGCTGTGCCTGGTGCTAAGGGGGCAACAAGGAGGAGAAAG CCCTGTAGCCGCCCGCTCAGCTCTATCCTGGGGAGGAGTAACCTGAAATTTGCTGGAATGCCAATCACTCTCACCGTCTCCACCAGCAGCCTCAACCTCATGGCTGCAGACTGCAAACAG ATCATTGCCAACCACCACATGCAATCTATCTCATTTGCGTCCGGCGGGGATCCG GACACAGCCGAGTATGTCGCCTATGTTGCCAAAGACCCTGTGAATCAGAGAG CCTGCCACATCTTGGAGTGTCCTGAAGGGCTTGCCCAGGACGTCATTAGCACCATTGGCCAGGCTTTCGAGTTGCGCTTCAAACAATACCTCAGGAACCCACCCAAACTGGTCACCCCCCATGACAG GATGGCTGGCTTTGATGGCTCAGCttgggatgaggaggaggaagagccacCTGATCATCAGTACTATAATGACTTCCCAGGGAAGGAACCCCCTCTTGGGGGGGTGGTAGACATGAGGCTTCGGGAAGGAGTCACTCCAGGGGCTGCTCGGCCCACTCCTCCCAGTGCCCAGACACCCAGCCACTTGGGCGCCACTCTG CCCGTAGGGCAGCCTGTTGGGGGAGACCCAGAAGTCCGCAAACAGTTGCCGCCTCCACCACCCTGCCCAG GCAGAGAGCTCTTTGATGATCCCTCCTATGTCAACGTCCAGAACCTAGACAAGTCCCGGCAAGCAGGGGCTGGGCCCCCCAATCCTGCCATCAATGGCAGTGCACCCCGGGATCTCTTTGACATGA AGCCCTTTGAAGATGCCCTTCGGGTGCCTCCACCTTCCCAGTCACTGTCCATGGCTGAGCAACTCCGAGGGGAGCCCTGGTTCCATGGGAAGCTGAGCcggcgggaggctgaggctctgCTGCAGCTGAATGGGGACTTCCTGGTGCGGGAGAGCacaaccacacctggccagtATGTGCTCACTGGCTTGCAGAGTGGGCAGCCCAAGCACCTGCTACTGGTGGACCCTGAGGGTGTG GTTCGGACAAAGGATCACCGCTTTGAGAGTGTCAGTCACCTCATCAGCTACCACATGGACAATCACTTGCCCATCATCTCTGCGGGCAGCGAACTGTGTCTACAGCAACCTGTGGAGCGAAAACTGTGA